A single region of the Ficedula albicollis isolate OC2 chromosome 11, FicAlb1.5, whole genome shotgun sequence genome encodes:
- the CETP gene encoding cholesteryl ester transfer protein, producing the protein MCWAGRMMLGTFSILLVLVPAAAAACEFGPFPYRATGIVCRMTKPAALLLNQETAQVIQAAFRNAKFPNITGERSMRLLGRVAYGLSNIQVNDLSIERSEVELQEDNAIHISIKNVSALFKGTLTYGYAGAWFLQLFHSVDFEIESSIDLQLNIDLMCQKYQVVPDASDCYLTFHKLTLHLQGDKQPGWLKQLFTDFISFTLKLVLKREVCKEINAVAQTLTNFILDLAANFVRDKDIIVDISLASEPVITANYIESHHKGLVLYKNSSSVLSDSVFSPSLLTQPRMLYFWLSEHSLSSLAAAAFLDGRLLLSLSGEKLQELFEMEDTEVQQKAVQRIFQGTSYNDSVAKVWSLTQPQISLQPEGTVVRSLVAVEVSILLSGEEPLVALYMEKEVTVTIQATYAEKKLILQPVDSSVEIKVFKCTADPSGEDPSIQSFLQNMILVAGIPEVTSRIGSALTSLMNSKRLDLFDIINPEIITEKGYVIVQLDFGFPSHVLLNFLEKSL; encoded by the exons tccctgcagcagcagcagcctgtgagtTTGGGCCCTTCCCCTACAGAGCCACAGGGATCGTCTGCAGGATGACCAAGCCCGCGGCATTGCTGT TGAACCAGGAAACTGCCCAGGTCATTCAAGCAGCCTTCAGGAACGCCAAATTCCCGAACATCACCGGGGAAAGGTCCATGCGGCTCCTCGGCCGCGTGGCTTACGGGCTGAGCAA CATCCAGGTCAATGACCTGTCCATCGAGAGGAGTGAGGTGGAGCTCCAGGAGGACAATGCCATCCACATCTCCATTAAAAACGTGTCAGCCTTGTTCAAAGGGACGCTGACCTACGGCTATGCTGGAGCCTGGTT CTTGCAGCTTTTTCATTCAGTTGATTTTGAAATTGAGTCTTCCATTGACCTCCAGCTAAATATTGATCTGA TGTGCCAAAAGTACCAAGTGGTTCCTGATGCCTCAGACTGCTACCTGACTTTCCACAAACTCACACTTCACCTCCAAGGAGACAAGCA GCCTGGCTGGCTGAAGCAGCTCTTCACAGATTTCATCTCCTTCACTCTGAAGCTGGTGCTCAAGAGGGAG GTGtgcaaggaaataaatgctgttGCTCAGACGCTGACAAATTTTATACTTGATTTAGCAG CCAATTTTGTCCGAGATAAGGACATCATCGTCGATATCTCCCTCGCATCAGAGCCTGTCATAACAGCAAACTACATAGAATCCCATCACAAG ggCCTTGTCCTGTACAAGAACAGCTCTAGTGTGCTCAGTGACTCTGtgttctccccatccctgctgaccCAGCCCCGGATGCTCTACTTCTGGCTGTCTgagcacagcctcagctccctggctgctgcagctttcttGGATGGGCGactgctgctcagcctcagcGGGGAGAAACTGCAG GAGCTGTTTGAGATGGAAGACACAGAAGTGCAGCAGAAGGCAGTGCAGAGG ATCTTTCAAGGCACCTCCTACAACGACTCTGTGGCCAAGGTGTGGAGTCTCACCCAGCCCCAGATTTCTCTTCAGCCTGAAGGGACAGTTGTGAGGTCCTTGGTGGCAGTGGAGGTCAGCATCCTTCTGTCAGGAGAGGAACCCCTGGTGGCTCTGTACATGGAGAAG GAAGTCACCGTCACTATCCAAGCTACCTATGCAGAAAAGAAACTCATTTTGCAGCCTGTGGACTCCAG CGTAGAGATTAAAGTGTTTAAATGCACAGCTGATCCAAGTGGG gaagACCCATCCATACAAAGCTTCCTGCAGAATATGATCTTGGTTGCTGGCATTCCAGAAGTAACTTCAC GTATTGGATCAGCTCTGACTTCACTGATGAACAGCAAAAGGCTTGATCTCTTTGATATCATAAATCCTGAGATCATCACCGAAAAG GGATATGTAATTGTACAGCTTGACTTTGGCTTCCCGAGTCATGTGCTTCTTAATTTTCTTGAGAAAAGTTTGTAG